Proteins co-encoded in one Gopherus evgoodei ecotype Sinaloan lineage chromosome 4, rGopEvg1_v1.p, whole genome shotgun sequence genomic window:
- the TMEM86A gene encoding lysoplasmalogenase-like protein TMEM86A: MVSPVTVVKSEGPKLVPFFKATCVYFVLWLPTSSPSWFSALIKCLPIFCLWVFLLAHGINFLVAHRSASRILAGLIFSAVGDAFLIWQEQGYFVHGLLMFAITHILYSSAFGMKPLDLKAGFVMTLLSSFCYTFLYCYLSGPFTYLVAVYIALIGFMGWRAIAGVQLSNDLWTWTKLSACIGAVLFMVSDLTIAVNKFCFPVPYSRAIIMATYYAAQMLIALSAVESRDEDDFKRRN, translated from the exons GTGAAGAGTGAAGGCCCCAAGCTGGTGCCCTTTTTTAAAGCCACTTGTGTCTATTTCGTCCTCTGGCTGCCAACTTCCAGTCCTTCCTGGTTCAGTGCCCTCATCAAGTGTCTGCCCATCTTCTGCTTATGGGTTTTTCTGCTGGCACATGGAATCAATTTCTTAGTCGCACATCGAAGCGCCAGTAGGATCTTAGCAGGGTTAATATTCTCCGCAGTgggggatgccttcctcatctGGCAGGAGCAAGGCTACTTTGTTCATG GTCTGCTGATGTTTGCCATCACACACATCCTGTACTCCTCAGCATTCGGGATGAAGCCTTTGGACCTGAAAGCCGGCTTTGTGATGACCCTTCTTTCCAGCTTCTGCTACACCTTCCTGTACTGCTACCTCTCAGGCCCCTTCACCTACCTGGTAGCTGTCTATATCGCTTTGATTGGCTTCATGGGATGGCGCGCCATTGCTGGCGTGCAGCTGTCCAATGATCTCTGGACTTGGACCAAGCTTTCGGCTTGTATTGGCGCAGTGCTTTTCATGGTGTCAGATTTGACCATTGCAGTTAACAAGTTCTGCTTCCCAGTGCCCTACTCACGTGCCATCATCATGGCCACTTACTATGCAGCCCAGATGCTCATTGCACTCTCAGCTGTGGAGAGCAGGGATGAAGATGACTTCAAAAGGAGGAATTAG